In the genome of Myxococcus stipitatus, one region contains:
- a CDS encoding dynamin family protein — MAKTTLEALRGWFDGKEGLREFLLEHAPDRVELLDAGLKRLEAIEALRKDPLPVCFLGGAGVGKSTLLNAVVGGTRSLLPAGGVGPLTALATRISFAEKPYFEARYHGGDKVNQVLFALERAFTSDGATATEDAGEDASKSADSRSEKRTAYTQLAALLIRGDQFKTQDMPYLMDGLRRALGSEPKWKATIAPEDLRRIERLAEVLSSPDRTRRVELTPGAETAFYKELHEHAAGALAPVIRELEVGYNSPILKSGLVLVDLPGVGVANDEYQEVTAEWIRKARAVVLVVDRAGFTKASADLLKETTFLNSLLHDSPDNPDPARLVVVATKLDQPALEERQRIKDLDPDNVQTFVHYFEDVCRRAVDVMRNQVETQLVSFVEDGASATREARDEVVKRVVAGLSVHPLSATEYRALLLSDEDAPRRLKRIEESGVPAFQESLRAMATSRLSDLEARIATQKELWSTQARTAVEMVVAKWDEDNRAEEEAQRLKQELEEFSSGLRTELANREGAFRNFLSETMPSLIEAELERASLEAEKAIRTRLRKYRNFNWRTLQAAIRRGGTFHGARKVELPVELTLEFEEPLAVVWSKKLLVELRRRTKMMGEDHVQLVEPIVGWARSQGARVKPRMVEALHEDLKASTADLGQVGREAIDELKETVKLELYKQVEKAVRSRCQAFVKSGEAEGAGVLSRMIEFLDDSLGPSVVEAARPKAKEVLLRNYEKVRDDIRSVFRQRSNPIQMAVSALVDSHEEHVRRSDAQRRKVVLARGRTLLAACPRGAA, encoded by the coding sequence ATGGCGAAGACGACGCTTGAGGCGTTGCGAGGCTGGTTCGACGGCAAGGAGGGGCTGCGGGAGTTCCTGTTGGAGCACGCGCCGGACCGGGTCGAACTACTCGACGCTGGTCTCAAGCGGCTCGAGGCCATCGAGGCGCTGCGGAAGGACCCCCTCCCAGTTTGTTTTCTTGGGGGCGCAGGCGTGGGCAAGAGCACGCTTCTCAATGCGGTCGTGGGCGGAACCCGCTCTCTCCTTCCTGCTGGCGGGGTAGGCCCCCTGACCGCGCTCGCGACGCGGATCTCCTTCGCGGAAAAGCCGTACTTTGAGGCGCGCTATCACGGAGGAGACAAGGTCAACCAGGTGCTCTTCGCCTTGGAACGGGCCTTCACTTCGGACGGAGCTACGGCCACCGAGGACGCTGGAGAGGATGCCTCGAAATCCGCAGACTCCCGCTCCGAGAAGCGAACTGCCTACACCCAGCTTGCCGCGCTCCTCATCCGAGGCGATCAGTTCAAGACCCAGGACATGCCTTACCTCATGGACGGACTTCGCCGGGCGCTGGGCTCGGAGCCGAAATGGAAGGCCACCATCGCGCCCGAGGATCTCCGGCGCATCGAGCGCCTCGCAGAGGTCCTCTCCAGCCCGGATCGGACCCGCCGGGTCGAACTCACCCCGGGTGCCGAAACCGCGTTCTACAAAGAGCTTCACGAGCATGCAGCCGGTGCCCTGGCACCGGTGATCCGGGAACTGGAGGTCGGCTATAACAGCCCGATTCTCAAGAGCGGCCTCGTTCTCGTAGATCTGCCCGGCGTCGGAGTGGCGAACGATGAGTACCAGGAGGTCACGGCCGAGTGGATTCGTAAGGCTCGGGCTGTCGTGCTGGTGGTGGACCGCGCGGGTTTCACCAAGGCTAGCGCGGACCTCCTCAAGGAGACCACGTTCCTCAACAGCCTCCTCCACGACTCGCCCGACAATCCGGATCCCGCTCGGCTTGTCGTGGTGGCGACCAAGCTCGATCAGCCTGCTTTGGAGGAGCGGCAGCGGATAAAGGACTTGGATCCCGACAACGTCCAGACCTTCGTGCATTACTTCGAGGACGTTTGCCGTCGTGCCGTTGACGTCATGCGCAACCAGGTGGAGACCCAATTGGTCTCTTTCGTGGAGGACGGGGCGTCGGCCACCCGGGAGGCTCGCGACGAAGTGGTGAAGCGGGTAGTGGCCGGTCTCTCTGTGCACCCGCTCTCTGCCACCGAGTACCGCGCGCTCCTTCTCAGCGACGAAGACGCTCCGAGGCGGCTGAAGCGAATCGAGGAGTCCGGCGTACCCGCCTTTCAGGAGAGCCTCCGCGCGATGGCCACTTCCCGCCTCTCCGATCTTGAGGCTCGGATTGCCACCCAGAAGGAGCTGTGGAGCACCCAGGCACGTACTGCCGTGGAGATGGTCGTCGCGAAGTGGGATGAGGACAATCGCGCTGAGGAGGAGGCGCAGCGCCTCAAGCAAGAACTGGAGGAGTTCTCCAGCGGCCTGCGAACCGAACTCGCCAACCGAGAGGGAGCCTTTCGCAACTTTCTCAGCGAGACCATGCCCTCGTTGATCGAGGCCGAGCTTGAGCGCGCCTCCCTGGAGGCGGAAAAGGCGATCCGCACGCGGTTGCGCAAGTACAGGAACTTCAACTGGAGAACCCTGCAGGCGGCGATTCGCCGGGGAGGGACCTTTCACGGTGCGAGGAAGGTCGAACTCCCGGTGGAACTCACCCTTGAGTTCGAAGAGCCATTGGCAGTGGTGTGGTCGAAGAAGCTGCTCGTCGAGCTCCGTCGGCGGACAAAGATGATGGGAGAGGATCACGTTCAGCTTGTGGAGCCGATCGTTGGATGGGCTCGTAGCCAGGGTGCCCGAGTTAAGCCGCGGATGGTTGAAGCCCTCCACGAAGATCTCAAGGCGAGTACTGCCGATCTCGGTCAGGTAGGGAGGGAGGCCATCGATGAACTCAAGGAGACCGTCAAGCTTGAACTCTACAAGCAGGTGGAAAAGGCGGTTCGCAGCCGCTGCCAAGCCTTCGTTAAGAGCGGTGAGGCTGAAGGTGCCGGCGTGCTCAGCCGGATGATCGAATTCCTGGACGATAGTCTCGGACCATCGGTGGTGGAGGCGGCGAGGCCAAAGGCCAAGGAGGTCCTCCTTCGTAACTACGAGAAGGTGCGTGACGACATCCGCTCTGTCTTCCGCCAGCGTTCGAACCCCATCCAAATGGCTGTGAGCGCCCTGGTCGACTCGCACGAGGAGCACGTCCGCCGAAGCGACGCCCAGCGGCGCAAGGTCGTCCTCGCCCGTGGCCGCACGCTCCTCGCTGCCTGTCCAAGAGGTGCCGCATGA
- a CDS encoding type I restriction endonuclease subunit R: MTPPVPRDWNEEHQSEVPAVALLEKLGYRYVPAEILEGERDSLREPVLAKRLEQALIKLNPWLSPENTQKAIRTITHVSAASLIEANEKLYVALTHGVSLVQDSEGGAKGQTVRFIDFEAPENNEFLVTRQYRVLGAKKQIRTDLLLFVNGIPLAVIESKSPTLGEKWLDEAVRQVLRYQEIGDDYRDLGAPKLFEPVQVVVGVCGQSAYYGTVATPQRFWAEWKEPYPSTVEQLAKRLGRKPSAQDVLVFGLLEPRNLLDLTRNFVVFEAERGRTIRKICRYKQFSAVNRAMARVHTAKKPEERGGVIWHTQGSGKSLTMLWLALKLRRDPRLQNPTIVIVTDRTDLDRQITDTFIRCGFPNPERARSVQDLRELLLNSSGKTVTTTIQKFQELASAGGGGRNRGRREQHPVLSEAENIFVLVDEAHRTQYSSLAANMRRALPLACFLGFTGTPIDKQDRSTLHTFGSYIDTYTIEQAVRDEATVPIFYESRLADLRIIGNSLDKVFDHVFSDRTDEEREAIKQKYATEEAIAAAPKRIETICLDLLDHFTAFIQPNHFKAQVVAVNRETAVTYKETLDRLNGPESAVIMTVGHNDGDRFQKHRTSKQQQAELIRRFLDPKDPLAILVVCDMLLTGFDAPVEQVMYLDSPLREHTLLQAIARVNRKADGKTYGLVVDYWGVSEDLQQALAIFSPSDVKGAMQPKVDELPRLQTRHQAALRFFAKVKNREDLDECVAVLEPEDVRAEFDQAFRVFSQSLDMLLPDPRALPYVDDLRWLGKIRGAARARYRDPGLDISDAGAKVRKLIEDVVVAEGIQLLVKEVSIFSKDFEEKIAALKSPEAKASEMEHAIRHEIHVKLEENPAFYRSLRERLEALIEERKQERIDAARQLQLFQSLIKEVRDEAGAAQRVGLNEFAYAIYGVLNEGHVPMVAEPQAPYGDEAGRELATLIQEAIEPETQIIDWTRKDDVQRQMRQKVKRQLRAANYESEKVEALAGKIVDLAKVRKGK; this comes from the coding sequence GTGACCCCGCCGGTCCCCCGAGACTGGAACGAGGAGCACCAATCCGAAGTGCCAGCCGTGGCGCTGTTGGAGAAGCTTGGATACCGCTATGTGCCCGCCGAGATCCTCGAAGGCGAGCGGGACAGTCTCCGCGAGCCGGTGCTCGCGAAACGGCTCGAACAGGCGCTGATTAAGCTGAACCCCTGGCTTTCGCCCGAGAATACGCAAAAAGCGATCAGGACCATCACCCACGTGTCGGCTGCGAGCCTGATCGAGGCCAACGAGAAGCTCTATGTGGCCCTCACCCACGGCGTCAGCCTCGTGCAAGACAGCGAAGGCGGCGCCAAGGGACAGACGGTCCGTTTCATCGACTTCGAGGCTCCCGAGAACAACGAGTTCCTAGTCACTCGGCAGTACCGAGTCCTTGGAGCCAAGAAGCAGATCCGCACCGACCTGCTGTTGTTCGTCAACGGCATCCCCCTGGCGGTCATCGAATCGAAGAGCCCCACGCTCGGCGAGAAGTGGCTGGACGAGGCCGTCCGCCAGGTCCTCCGCTACCAGGAGATCGGCGACGACTACCGGGACCTCGGTGCCCCGAAGCTCTTCGAGCCCGTCCAAGTGGTCGTCGGCGTCTGCGGCCAAAGCGCCTATTACGGGACCGTAGCCACGCCGCAACGGTTCTGGGCGGAGTGGAAGGAGCCGTATCCCTCGACTGTCGAGCAACTGGCGAAGCGCCTCGGCCGAAAGCCTAGCGCTCAGGACGTGCTGGTCTTCGGGCTCCTCGAACCCCGGAACCTTCTGGACCTAACGCGAAACTTCGTTGTGTTCGAGGCGGAGCGGGGCCGGACCATCCGGAAGATCTGCCGATACAAGCAGTTCTCCGCCGTGAACCGCGCCATGGCTCGTGTCCACACTGCCAAGAAGCCAGAGGAGCGCGGCGGCGTCATCTGGCACACGCAGGGCTCAGGCAAGTCCCTGACGATGCTCTGGCTGGCGCTGAAGCTGCGTCGAGATCCACGGCTCCAGAACCCCACCATCGTCATCGTCACCGACCGTACTGACCTCGACCGACAGATCACGGACACGTTCATCCGCTGTGGCTTCCCGAACCCTGAGCGGGCACGAAGCGTTCAGGACCTGCGAGAGTTGTTGCTGAACTCCAGCGGCAAGACGGTCACGACCACCATCCAGAAGTTCCAGGAGCTGGCCAGCGCAGGTGGCGGGGGCCGTAACCGGGGAAGACGCGAGCAACACCCGGTCCTCTCTGAGGCGGAGAACATCTTCGTCCTCGTTGATGAGGCCCACCGAACCCAGTACAGCAGCCTCGCTGCGAACATGCGCCGGGCCTTGCCGCTCGCTTGCTTCCTGGGCTTCACGGGGACTCCCATCGACAAGCAGGACCGGAGCACCCTTCACACCTTTGGCTCGTACATCGATACGTACACCATCGAGCAAGCAGTCAGGGACGAGGCTACAGTCCCCATCTTCTACGAGAGCCGACTCGCGGACTTGCGGATCATCGGGAACAGCCTCGACAAAGTATTCGATCACGTGTTCTCTGACCGCACCGACGAAGAGCGCGAGGCGATCAAGCAGAAATACGCCACCGAGGAGGCCATCGCTGCCGCTCCGAAGCGGATCGAGACCATCTGCCTCGACCTGCTGGACCACTTCACAGCATTCATCCAGCCGAACCACTTCAAGGCTCAGGTGGTCGCGGTGAACCGGGAGACCGCCGTCACATACAAGGAGACGCTCGACCGGCTCAACGGTCCAGAGTCCGCCGTCATCATGACCGTGGGCCACAACGACGGTGACCGCTTCCAGAAGCATAGAACCTCGAAGCAGCAGCAGGCCGAACTGATCCGCCGCTTCCTGGACCCGAAAGACCCGCTGGCGATCCTCGTGGTCTGCGACATGCTCCTCACCGGCTTCGATGCCCCGGTCGAGCAGGTCATGTACCTGGACTCGCCGCTGAGGGAGCACACGCTCCTCCAGGCCATCGCCCGCGTGAACCGCAAGGCCGATGGGAAGACCTACGGGCTCGTCGTGGACTACTGGGGCGTGTCCGAAGACCTCCAGCAGGCGTTGGCGATCTTCTCTCCGTCCGACGTGAAGGGCGCGATGCAGCCAAAGGTAGATGAGCTGCCTCGGCTCCAAACCCGCCACCAAGCGGCGCTGCGGTTCTTCGCGAAGGTGAAGAACCGGGAGGACCTGGACGAGTGCGTAGCCGTCCTGGAGCCCGAAGATGTACGGGCTGAGTTCGATCAGGCGTTCCGGGTCTTCAGCCAGTCTCTGGACATGTTGCTGCCAGACCCACGAGCGCTCCCCTACGTCGATGATCTCCGGTGGCTCGGGAAGATTCGCGGCGCCGCCCGAGCGCGGTATCGCGATCCTGGCCTCGACATCTCGGATGCTGGCGCCAAGGTGAGGAAGCTCATCGAGGACGTAGTGGTGGCCGAGGGCATCCAGTTGCTGGTGAAGGAGGTCTCCATCTTCTCGAAGGACTTCGAGGAGAAGATCGCGGCATTGAAGTCTCCGGAGGCGAAGGCCAGCGAGATGGAGCACGCCATCCGGCATGAGATCCACGTGAAGTTGGAAGAGAACCCGGCCTTCTACAGATCGCTTCGCGAGCGCCTGGAGGCGCTCATCGAGGAGCGAAAGCAGGAGCGCATCGACGCTGCTCGGCAGCTCCAGCTCTTCCAGAGCCTCATCAAGGAGGTTCGCGACGAAGCTGGTGCGGCGCAGAGGGTGGGCCTCAACGAGTTCGCCTACGCGATCTACGGCGTCCTCAACGAGGGCCACGTTCCGATGGTCGCCGAACCACAGGCCCCCTACGGTGACGAAGCTGGTCGGGAACTGGCGACCCTTATCCAGGAGGCAATCGAGCCCGAGACGCAGATCATCGACTGGACCCGCAAGGATGACGTTCAGCGGCAGATGCGCCAGAAGGTGAAGCGGCAGCTTCGCGCCGCGAATTACGAGTCGGAGAAGGTCGAGGCGCTTGCCGGGAAGATCGTCGACCTCGCGAAGGTGAGGAAGGGCAAGTGA
- a CDS encoding SprT family zinc-dependent metalloprotease, which yields MSAAREQSEVQFGRTRINYDIRRSSRRSTVAVTVSPPGVVVLTAPQSTPVERLDRVVHEKARWIVSRLRLVRPGEPALPTREFVTGETFLYLGRQYRLMVRSGSPAVRLEHGRFVVTSPRAAEHERRAEIRDLLLQWYRSHAIERLQELVGRWAPRIGVDSPKVLVREQERRWGSCGAGVVRFNWRVIQAPLRLVEYVVVHELVHLLHDDHGRAFWAALGQSLPDYEQRREALRQAGPRLQW from the coding sequence GTGAGTGCCGCCCGAGAACAGTCCGAGGTTCAGTTCGGTCGAACCCGGATCAACTACGATATCCGCCGCAGCAGCCGCAGAAGCACGGTGGCGGTTACGGTCTCGCCTCCAGGCGTTGTTGTGCTAACAGCTCCGCAGAGCACTCCCGTGGAGCGACTGGACCGCGTGGTCCACGAGAAAGCTCGCTGGATCGTGTCGCGCCTCCGCCTAGTCCGCCCTGGGGAGCCGGCACTTCCGACGCGGGAGTTCGTGACCGGCGAGACCTTCCTCTACCTCGGCCGGCAATACCGGCTCATGGTCCGCTCCGGGTCTCCCGCAGTCCGTCTGGAGCATGGCCGGTTCGTCGTCACCTCTCCGCGAGCTGCCGAGCATGAGCGGCGTGCCGAGATTCGAGACCTCCTACTCCAGTGGTACCGGAGCCATGCCATCGAACGGCTACAAGAGCTGGTGGGCCGTTGGGCGCCGAGAATCGGCGTGGACAGCCCGAAGGTGCTGGTCCGAGAACAGGAGCGCCGTTGGGGGAGCTGTGGCGCGGGCGTCGTCCGGTTCAACTGGCGCGTCATTCAGGCGCCGCTGCGGCTGGTCGAGTACGTGGTCGTTCACGAACTCGTTCACCTCCTCCATGACGACCACGGGCGTGCCTTCTGGGCGGCGCTAGGGCAATCGCTTCCCGATTACGAGCAGCGGCGCGAAGCTCTTCGGCAGGCCGGGCCACGACTTCAGTGGTGA
- a CDS encoding DEAD/DEAH box helicase codes for MTRLYRHDTEPMAMLRELDDFGIRALDLARAPGRFWGAEGTNLPLLTSSVDARRVTAVPTPAELLALPPEAGDSWLARSRRSVSAAFAWFLLAEDPQRRLDVRPVVTLAHQASLVRHVLDHANLRRVLIADEVGLGKTIEAALIIGELLEQQPTLRILYLAPARLVGNVMREFRRLELPFRAWVSGEEGDARLGGKNGDACVVASIHRAVHPSHIDKVSRTEWDVLIVDEAHHLSDWAEGGGSPVRKYKLVQEIVSHLGPEGRLFLLTGTPHQGHAARFENILRLLKRPGESDEAVRGRVIYRTKEDVRDWDERPLFPLRRVREPVAVDLGAEHRRWLENIHDFFEPERNERPGDARRRAATWRCGLALQWATSSVQAGLGFLVRQALRAGANLKLRGLQRALALLRPYRDGQPDEPVVRLFERMQHDIVRQEQTSSLEDLEELDPEHPAVVHLDRLSHLLEEGSALLERDPNKKWDILFEQVLHDLGEEKVVLFAQPIETVTALCGYIERKTGKRPAKIIGAQSEQMRTEQIDAFWRPDGPQFLVSSRAGGEGLNLQVARRLVHVDVPWNPMELEQRVGRVHRFKSRRTILVDTLVVKDSREVDTYRVAREKLHSIARTVVAPERFEELYSRVMALVPPEELQDVMGERPLGPLDPSETDRINKLVTEGFEQWRKFHDEYAGNQRKVRALDPGQARWSDLESLLTEELQARPLLDFEVLRFSTREEEVVDASEVATVFEIAGRPRACGDYSGMPVTGARGATADAIGLNSPEVSAVLRRLAFPERPSGAAVLRWPAGRPQPTSTGALGLVVLARQSLRQQQGTWVEHRLELEGSLIRPDGTRQLPPTELADLLRKLRGAVAVKEPVIDASLLGSIKGIESQRSLELRQPSETDHRDGIRHVVWPILAAMFVA; via the coding sequence ATGACTCGCCTCTACCGTCACGACACGGAGCCGATGGCCATGCTCCGTGAGCTTGACGACTTCGGAATCCGCGCTCTCGACCTCGCCCGTGCCCCAGGGCGATTCTGGGGGGCCGAAGGCACGAACCTTCCGCTCCTCACCTCAAGCGTTGACGCTCGCCGAGTCACCGCCGTACCGACCCCGGCCGAACTGCTCGCACTCCCGCCTGAGGCAGGGGACAGTTGGCTCGCCCGGAGTCGCAGGTCGGTGTCGGCGGCCTTCGCCTGGTTCCTCCTCGCCGAGGATCCCCAGCGGCGGCTCGACGTCCGCCCGGTGGTGACTCTGGCCCACCAAGCCAGTCTGGTGCGGCACGTGCTCGACCATGCGAACCTGCGACGTGTCCTGATCGCCGACGAGGTTGGCCTCGGCAAGACGATCGAGGCGGCGCTCATCATCGGCGAGCTCCTCGAGCAGCAGCCGACGCTGCGGATCCTCTACCTGGCGCCGGCCCGGCTCGTCGGAAACGTGATGCGCGAGTTTCGGCGGCTTGAGCTTCCCTTCCGCGCGTGGGTCTCAGGAGAGGAGGGGGACGCGCGGCTAGGTGGAAAGAACGGGGATGCTTGTGTGGTGGCGAGCATCCACCGGGCCGTCCACCCCAGCCACATCGACAAGGTGTCCCGAACCGAATGGGATGTCCTCATCGTCGACGAGGCCCACCACCTCTCCGACTGGGCGGAAGGTGGCGGCAGTCCCGTTCGCAAGTACAAGCTCGTGCAGGAGATCGTGAGCCATCTTGGCCCGGAAGGCAGACTCTTCCTCCTTACGGGCACGCCGCACCAGGGACACGCCGCCCGTTTCGAGAACATCCTCCGGCTCCTCAAGAGGCCAGGAGAATCGGACGAAGCCGTGCGTGGCCGGGTTATCTACCGCACCAAGGAGGATGTCAGGGACTGGGATGAGCGGCCGCTGTTTCCGCTCCGCCGGGTTCGGGAACCTGTTGCCGTGGATCTCGGCGCGGAGCACCGGCGCTGGCTTGAGAACATCCATGACTTCTTTGAACCGGAGCGGAATGAACGGCCGGGGGACGCCCGGCGGCGGGCGGCGACCTGGCGCTGTGGGCTTGCCCTGCAGTGGGCCACATCGAGTGTGCAGGCGGGCCTCGGGTTTCTGGTGCGCCAGGCACTCCGCGCCGGCGCGAACCTGAAGCTGCGCGGGCTTCAGCGTGCCCTGGCGCTGCTCCGGCCCTATCGGGATGGGCAGCCGGACGAGCCTGTCGTACGCCTGTTCGAGCGGATGCAGCACGACATCGTTCGACAGGAGCAGACGTCCTCACTGGAGGATCTCGAAGAACTCGATCCCGAGCACCCTGCCGTGGTGCACCTCGACAGACTGTCGCACCTTCTTGAGGAAGGCTCCGCGCTCCTCGAGCGGGATCCCAATAAGAAGTGGGACATACTTTTCGAGCAGGTCCTCCACGATCTTGGTGAGGAGAAGGTGGTCCTCTTCGCCCAGCCCATCGAGACCGTTACGGCGCTGTGTGGCTACATCGAGCGGAAGACGGGCAAGCGTCCAGCGAAGATCATCGGCGCGCAGAGTGAGCAGATGCGTACCGAGCAGATCGACGCCTTCTGGCGGCCTGACGGCCCTCAGTTCTTGGTCTCGTCCCGGGCAGGTGGCGAGGGTCTCAACCTGCAAGTGGCGAGGCGCCTCGTCCATGTGGACGTCCCCTGGAATCCAATGGAACTGGAGCAGCGGGTCGGTCGCGTCCACCGCTTCAAGTCCAGGCGCACCATCCTCGTGGATACACTCGTGGTGAAGGATAGCCGCGAGGTGGATACTTATCGGGTCGCGCGGGAGAAGCTGCACAGCATCGCCCGAACAGTCGTGGCCCCCGAGCGCTTCGAGGAGCTCTATTCCCGGGTGATGGCGCTCGTCCCACCGGAAGAACTCCAGGATGTGATGGGAGAGCGCCCCCTGGGGCCACTCGACCCGAGCGAAACCGATCGGATCAACAAGCTCGTCACCGAGGGATTCGAGCAGTGGCGCAAGTTCCATGACGAGTACGCGGGCAACCAGCGCAAGGTCAGGGCGCTCGATCCAGGTCAGGCGCGCTGGAGCGATCTCGAATCGCTACTCACCGAGGAGCTGCAGGCCCGCCCACTCCTCGACTTCGAGGTGCTCCGCTTCAGCACAAGAGAGGAAGAAGTTGTCGATGCTTCCGAAGTTGCGACGGTCTTTGAGATAGCCGGCCGCCCCCGTGCTTGCGGCGACTACTCAGGTATGCCCGTCACCGGCGCGCGCGGCGCTACTGCCGACGCCATCGGCCTCAACAGCCCTGAGGTCTCCGCCGTGCTCCGGCGCCTCGCCTTTCCCGAGCGCCCGAGTGGCGCCGCGGTGTTGCGATGGCCCGCAGGCCGACCTCAGCCCACCAGCACAGGAGCCTTGGGGCTCGTGGTTTTGGCGAGGCAGTCGCTACGGCAGCAGCAGGGCACATGGGTCGAGCACCGGCTTGAGCTGGAGGGAAGCCTCATCCGTCCAGATGGTACTCGGCAGCTCCCTCCGACAGAGCTAGCGGATCTCCTGAGGAAACTCCGTGGCGCGGTCGCGGTTAAGGAGCCCGTCATCGACGCGTCTCTGCTGGGTTCCATCAAGGGCATCGAGTCTCAGCGTTCGCTCGAACTCCGGCAGCCGAGCGAGACCGATCACCGCGACGGAATTCGCCATGTTGTCTGGCCCATCCTCGCTGCGATGTTTGTGGCATAA
- a CDS encoding restriction endonuclease subunit S yields MIGPIPPGWTATRIGDHLREPIRNGYSPVCPTDPTGKWILHLGAVTGDGLNPAALKPAPAADPRVDSALLQPGDLVVSRSNTRERVGFAGLYRGYPSPCSYPDLLMRVRPRSDLDAEFLLYALLSPEGRAYFERSARGTSGSMVKIDRAILENFPLRLPPLSAQRKIAAILSSVDETIEKTEAVIDQLEVVKNGLLSELLTRGMPGRHSTFRETEIGRIPAGWQLLALGDLLSAIEAGWSPQCEPRLAEESEWGILKVSAVSSGDYVSEEHKALPSALEPRPEIEVKPGDVLIARANGVLALVGRSAFVHSTRPRLMLSDKTLRLRPNPDRLDGFFLHLMLGFEPVRAQVVEGTTGSHMRNVSQAALRRVMLPVPPPDEQRSIATIILGIDRRTTAEREALRGLRVVKAALLDALISGRIRVNVPVQEAA; encoded by the coding sequence ATGATCGGGCCCATTCCTCCTGGGTGGACGGCTACTCGGATCGGAGACCATCTCCGAGAGCCGATTCGGAACGGCTACTCCCCCGTCTGTCCCACAGACCCAACTGGGAAATGGATCCTTCACCTCGGCGCAGTGACCGGTGACGGCCTCAATCCGGCAGCTCTGAAGCCAGCTCCCGCAGCGGATCCCCGGGTAGACTCCGCTCTACTTCAACCCGGCGACCTGGTGGTCAGCCGCTCGAACACGAGAGAGCGAGTAGGTTTCGCGGGCCTCTATCGCGGTTATCCATCTCCGTGTTCGTACCCGGATCTCCTGATGCGGGTTCGGCCCAGAAGCGATCTGGACGCGGAGTTTTTGCTCTACGCCCTGCTCTCGCCTGAAGGCCGTGCCTACTTCGAGCGGAGCGCTCGCGGAACGAGCGGGTCGATGGTGAAAATCGACCGAGCGATCCTAGAGAACTTTCCGCTTCGTCTCCCGCCCCTCTCCGCGCAGCGGAAGATCGCCGCCATCCTCTCCTCGGTTGACGAGACCATCGAGAAGACAGAGGCCGTCATCGACCAGCTTGAGGTCGTCAAGAACGGCCTCCTCTCCGAATTGCTGACACGCGGAATGCCGGGGCGGCACAGCACCTTCAGAGAGACAGAGATTGGTCGGATTCCTGCCGGATGGCAGCTCTTGGCGCTTGGGGATTTGCTATCTGCAATCGAAGCTGGATGGAGTCCGCAGTGCGAGCCGCGTCTCGCCGAGGAGTCCGAATGGGGCATCCTAAAAGTGAGCGCGGTCTCGTCCGGCGATTACGTTTCGGAAGAGCACAAGGCGCTGCCATCTGCTCTTGAGCCCAGGCCCGAGATTGAGGTCAAGCCGGGCGACGTTCTGATAGCCCGAGCGAATGGTGTTCTAGCCTTGGTCGGCCGCAGTGCCTTCGTTCACTCGACGCGTCCTCGGTTGATGCTGTCGGACAAGACGCTTCGACTGAGACCGAACCCCGACAGGCTAGATGGTTTTTTCCTTCACCTGATGCTGGGGTTCGAGCCGGTTCGCGCCCAAGTCGTAGAAGGGACGACCGGCAGCCACATGAGAAATGTCTCACAGGCGGCGCTCCGACGCGTGATGCTTCCGGTACCGCCCCCCGACGAACAGCGGTCAATTGCAACGATCATCCTCGGTATCGACAGGCGCACCACCGCAGAGCGGGAGGCGCTCCGGGGGCTGCGAGTAGTAAAGGCAGCTCTGCTGGACGCTCTCATCTCTGGCCGTATTCGCGTGAACGTTCCCGTCCAGGAGGCAGCGTGA